A region of Mugil cephalus isolate CIBA_MC_2020 chromosome 3, CIBA_Mcephalus_1.1, whole genome shotgun sequence DNA encodes the following proteins:
- the LOC125004955 gene encoding high choriolytic enzyme 1-like, with the protein MTPSASLLLLLLLGLSQAQPLQEGGDQEEVPGTVDITTGILTSNNNTNEILLEGDLLAPRTRNAMTCWAQSCLWKKGSNGLVTIPYTVSREFSGSERQTIEYALRSFHSSTCIRFVPYQNQYDFISIENKGGCFSALGKQGGRQVLSLNRQGCLLHGIIQHETNHALGFQHEQTRSDRDYYVRINWQNINPQMAYNFHKQATNNLNTPYDYSSIMHYGRTAFSIQYGRDSITPIPNPNVQIGQRQGMSYWDIQRVNLLYRC; encoded by the coding sequence ATGACTCCCTCTGCCAGCCTGCTACTGCTGCTCCTGCTCGGCCTCTCTCAGGCACAACCTctgcaggagggaggagaccaaGAAGAAGTCCCAGGCACTGTGGACATCACCACCGGGATTCTGacctccaacaacaacaccaatgaGATCCTGCTGGAAGGAGACCTGCTGGCTCCCAGAACCAGAAATGCCATGACATGTTGGGCCCAAAGCTGCCTGTGGAAGAAAGGCTCCAATGGCTTGGTGACAATCCCCTACACTGTGAGCCGTGAGTTCAGCGGCTCTGAGAGGCAGACCATCGAATATGCCTTGAGGTCCTTCCACAGCAGCACCTGCATCCGCTTCGTGCCCTATCAGAACCAGTACGACTTCATCAGCATCGAGAACAAAGGAGGATGTTTCTCGGCTCTGGGCAAACAGGGGGGCAGACAGGTGCTCTCTCTCAACAGGCAGGGCTGCCTCCTCCACGGCATCATCCAGCACGAGACCAACCACGCTCTGGGCTTCCAGCATGAGCAGACCAGAAGTGACCGCGACTACTACGTCAGGATCAACTGGCAGAACATCAACCCGCAGATGGCCTACAACTTCCACAAACAGGCCACCAACAACCTCAACACTCCCTACGACTACTCCTCCATCATGCACTATGGAAGAACAGCCTTCTCCATCCAGTACGGAAGAGACTCCATCACCCCCATCCCCAACCCCAACGTCCAGATTGGACAGAGGCAGGGCATGTCCTACTGGGACATCCAGAGGGTCAACCTGCTCTATCGATGCTAA
- the LOC125005466 gene encoding high choriolytic enzyme 1-like has product MTPSASLLLLLLLGLSQAQPLQEGGDQEEVPGTVDITTGILTSNNNTNEILLEGDLLAPRTRNAMTCWAQSCLWKKGSNGLVTIPYTVSREFSGSERQTIEYALRSFHSSTCIRFVPYQNQYDFISIENKGGCFSALGKQGGRQVLSLNRQGCLLHGIIQHETNHALGFQHEQTRSDRDYYVRINWQNINPQMAYNFHKQATNNLNTPYDYSSIMHYGRTAFSIQYGRDSITPIPNPNVQIGQRQGMSYWDIQRVNLLYRC; this is encoded by the coding sequence ATGACTCCCTCTGCCAGCCTGCTACTGCTGCTCCTGCTCGGCCTCTCTCAGGCCCAACCTCtccaggagggaggagaccaaGAAGAAGTCCCAGGCACTGTGGACATCACCACCGGGATTCTGacctccaacaacaacaccaatgaGATCCTGCTGGAAGGAGACCTGCTGGCTCCCAGAACCAGAAATGCCATGACGTGTTGGGCCCAAAGCTGCCTGTGGAAGAAAGGCTCCAATGGCTTGGTGACAATCCCCTACACTGTGAGCCGTGAGTTCAGCGGCTCTGAGAGGCAGACCATCGAATATGCCTTGAGGTCCTTCCACAGCAGCACCTGCATCCGCTTCGTGCCCTATCAGAACCAGTACGACTTCATCAGCATCGAGAACAAAGGAGGATGTTTCTCGGCTCTGGGCAAACAGGGGGGCAGACAGGTGCTCTCTCTCAACAGGCAGGGCTGCCTCCTCCACGGCATCATCCAGCACGAGACCAACCACGCTCTGGGCTTCCAGCACGAGCAGACCAGAAGTGACCGCGACTACTACGTCAGGATCAACTGGCAGAACATCAACCCGCAGATGGCCTACAACTTCCACAAACAGGCCACCAACAACCTCAACACTCCCTACGACTACTCCTCCATCATGCACTATGGAAGAACAGCCTTCTCCATCCAGTACGGAAGAGACTCCATCACCCCCATCCCCAACCCCAACGTCCAGATTGGTCAGAGGCAGGGCATGTCCTACTGGGACATCCAGAGGGTCAACCTGCTCTATCGATGCTAA
- the LOC125004953 gene encoding high choriolytic enzyme 1-like: protein MTLKMTPSASLLLLLLLGLSQAQPLQEEGDQEEVPDTVDITTRILTSNNHTDEILLEGDLLAPRTRNALKCLSQSCLWKKGSNGLVTIPYTVSREFTGSERQKIEYALRSFHSITCIRFVPHRNQNGYISIENKSGCYSALGKQGGKQMLSLNRRGCLHHGTIQHEINHALGFRHEQTRSDRDRYVRINWENINPQMAYNFHKKDTNNLNTPYDYSSIMHYGRTAFSFQKGKDSITPIPDATVQIGQREGMSYWDIQRVNLLYRC, encoded by the coding sequence atgaCCCTGAAGATGACTCCCTCTGCCAGCCTGCTACTGCTGCTCCTGCTTGGCCTCTCTCAGGCACAACCTCTCCAGGAGGAAGGAGACCAAGAAGAAGTCCCAGACACTGTGGACATCACCACCAGGATTCTGACCTCCAACAACCACACGGATGAGATCCTCCTGGAAGGAGACCTTCTGGCTCCCAGAACCAGAAATGCCTTAAAGTGCTTGTCCCAAAGCTGCCTGTGGAAGAAAGGCTCCAATGGCTTGGTGACAATCCCCTACACCGTGAGCCGTGAGTTCACCGGCTCTGAGAGGCAGAAGATCGAATATGCCTTGAGGTCCTTCCACAGTATAACCTGCATCCGCTTTGTCCCCCATCGGAACCAGAACGGCTACATCAGCATTGAGAACAAATCAGGATGTTACTCGGCTCTGGGCAAACAGGGGGGCAAACAGATGCTTTCTCTCAACAGACGGGGCTGCCTCCACCACGGTACCATCCAGCACGAGATCAACCACGCTCTGGGCTTCCGGCATGAGCAGACCAGAAGTGACCGGGATCGCTACGTCAGGATCAACTGGGAGAACATCAACCCGCAGATGGCCTACAACTTCCACAAAAAGGACACCAACAACCTCAACACTCCCTACGACTACTCCTCCATCATGCACTATGGAAGAACAGCCTTCTCTTTCCAGAAGGGAAAGGACTCTATCACCCCCATCCCTGATGCCACTGTCCAGATTGGCCAGAGGGAGGGAATGTCCTACTGGGACATCCAGAGGGTCAACCTGCTCTATCGATGCTAA